The sequence CGAACTCGAGCGTGCCGGCTTTAAGATCGAAAAGCGCTATCCAAACCGCACGATCGTCGATGCTACGGCCCGAACGACGGCCGTCGAACAGTTCTTCTCGACGCAGATTCACGCCGTTCATCAAGGAAAGTACGGCGACCGTTATACGAACGTTACGCCGGCAACGGTACCCAAGGCTATCGCCCCGCTCGTGCGCGACGTGTCGGTGAACAACTTGGTCGTCGTTCGCACCGTGGCCGATCAGAGCGGCGTCGAAACGCAACGCACGGCGCCGGTCTTCCAAACCGATACGCAAGGGCGCACGATCGTTCCGCTGGGGGGAATACAACCCAACGATTCGAGCGGCCAACTGGTAAACGGTAACTTTGCGAGCGGTTCGCTCAACCCGGGCTGGACCAACGAAAGCACGACTTCAGGCAACTACGTTTCGATTACGACCGCGCAGTCGTACCAAAGCACCTACTCCGCCTTCATGGGAACGCTCGGACCGCCGGAGATCAACGGTTGGGCCGCGATCGCGCAGGAGGTAAAGGTTCCCACGGGCGGCGTCCTCAGTTTCTGGGTCTACCAGGGCTCGAACGAGGGCACGATGGGATACGGCACGCGATACGCGTGGAATGCGGGCTACCTGCTCAATTCGCGCGGCTCGATTCTCGTGACGTTTTACAAAACCGTCGCCAATACGAACGGATGGGTCAACTACCAGGTTAACCTGAGCCGCTATGCCGGACAGACCGACTACATCTACTTCGGCAGCTTTGGCGACGGATACTCACAGACGTACCTCTACCAGTATCTCGACGACGTCGCGTGGGCGGGGGCGACGCCCTCGCCGTCACCGACGCCCACGGCAAAGCCGACGGCAACCCCGACGGTTAGCCCGACCGCGACGCCGACGGCGAAACCGACGGCAACGCCGACCGCCGGCCCGACCGCAACGCCAACCGCGCAGCCGACGGCAACACCGACTCCGAGCGCTAATTGCAACAACGCCGCGCCGGATAATGGTCCGCTGACCAACTCCACCGGGACGCTGGCGACCGGCGTTGCCAAGCCGTTTGACTTCCCCGTACAGCACGGCTGCAACGGCGCCGGCTACACCGCCGCGATCGTCATCGACGATCCGGTAAACAAGAGCTACGTGTCCACGTATCTGTCGGCATCCGGCATCACCCAATCCGGCACGGTCACCAATGAAGCCGTCGATGGCGGCGGCAGCGGTGACGACCCCGAGACGGATCTCGACGTACAGACGATTTCAGGATTGGCTCCTGGAGCAAACGTTATCGTCTACGACATCGGTTCGCTCGGCGATCAGCAAATCGAGGACGCGTACAACCAGGTCCTCACCGACGCAAAGGCAACGGCCGTGAACTCGTCGTTCGGGGGCTGCGAATCCAGCGACGTTCCGTTTGCCGATTCGACCAACTCGATTGCCGAACAAGGGGCGGCTGAGGGTGTCGAGTTCTCCGCTTCGAGCGGCGATTCGGGAAGTAACGAATGCAGCGGCAGCAAGGGCGTTAGCGCCCCGGCCGGCGGCCCATACTTCTCATCGATCGGCGGAATCAACTTCACCGATACGAGCGGAGGCGTCCTCGAAACGGTTACGATGGGGAGCGAGGACGGCGATTCCGGCGGCGGCGGCGTTTCCACGGTCTTCGCGCTGCCGAGCTATCAAAGCGGAATCACCGGGATGATCACGACCGGCCGCAATCAGCCGGATATCTCGCTGCCGTTCTTCCCCGTTGCGGTCTATACCGGCGGAAAATGGGGTGAGTATCTGGGGACCTCATGGTCGTCACCGGCATCGGTGGCGCTGATCATCGAAGCCAACGAACTGCACGGGAGCAAGCTCGGCTGGATCGACCCAGGCGTGTACAGCCTGTTCTCCGCGACGGGTTACAGCAGCTACTACACGCCGTGTACCTCCGGCAGCAACGGAGCATACTCGTGCAATGCCACGCGGTATAATCAGGCCGCCGGTATCGGAGCTCCGAAGGGCTGGGCCTTAGCCAACGCCCTCTAAGCGCTCCGTTTCAAACCCAGCGAACGGGACGCGCGCAAGCGCGTCCCGTTTCATTGCTGCACACCCGGCGAGCGAGCCGGCTAGATCGGCGTCAGCGAGAGCGTATCGGTATTGAGGTTATAGCTCCCGGCAGCCACGAGATTGTTCGGGTTCGCGCATATGACGCTATTCTGCGGACCGTATACGACGACGAGGCCCGAAGGTCCGCACTGCACCTGCACGAGCTGATAGTTGGAAAGGAACGTCTCGCCCGGCGTATTCGGCTGAACCTGATACGAGTTATAGGTGACGTCGTTCGACACGACCGAACCGTAGACGGCCGCTCCGACCGCCGCCGACGTCACGCCGATCGCCATCGCGCCCCAAAAGCCGCCGCCCCAGTAGTAGGGAGCGGGAGCCCACGCGACGCCGTGGTTCCAGCCCCACGCGCCGCCGCCGCCGTAGATGGGATTGTTCACGACGGTTCGGTTGTTGTTGACGTTGATATTACCGTTGTTGACGTTGGTGCGGTTGTTGTTATTGTTGTTGCGGTTTCCGCTGCCGTTGCCGTTATTGCGGTTTCCATTGCCGTTGTTGCCGTTATTGCGGTTTCCGTTGCCGTTGTTGCCGTTTCCGCGGTTTCCATTGCCGTTGTTGCCGTTTCCACGGTTGCCGTTGCCGTTGTTGCCGTTTCCACGGTTGCCGTTGCCGGGATTGCCGTTTCCGCGGTTAGGGTTGCCGCTGATGCTGCCGCGATTGCCGCCCGTCGTCGGGGCGCGACCGGTATCGCGCGAGAGGTTGAAACCGCCGCCGGGATTGCTCGGCCGGGACGACATCCCACCGCTTGGCCGCGCCCCACCGCTGGGCCGCGACGTGCCTCCTGAAGGGCGCGACATGCCTCCCGAGGGTCGCCCTCCGCCTCTCCCTCCGCCGCCACCCCCGCCGCGCCGCTGTGCGGATGCCGCCACCGGAGGAACGGCCATGAGAAGGGCCATCAGGATCCAGAGATACTTCATCACTTCACCACCTTGTCAATGCGGCCGCGCAAGCTCACATACGTTCCGCGGTCGGTCGTGAACGAGAGCAGGATGCCGTGCGGAGGAACCTTCGTGGTCGACATCACGAGCTGCGCAGGTGCGTCGGTCGAGTTCACGTACAGCGTCCCGTGGTGCATGTCGAGCGTCTTCGTCGCGCCCGACTGAACGAGTACGCCGTGGTGCGCCAAGCAGACCAGGAGATCACCCTGATAGGAGCACGCCGCGCGGGTGATGACGATCGTGCCTTTTCCGTCTTCCGATGTAATATAGAGCGCACTGTGGATGATCTTGATTTGGACGCCGGCGTATTTGTTCGAGTGCCCATCGCTCTGCACGATCTCAACCGTGCCGGTGGCGGCGGCGGGCGCCGTGCCCAGCGCCAGCCAGGCGACGATGGCGAACGATCCGGCCGCCGCTTTTAGTCTTTCGGAGTACGATAGCATGAGGTTTCCTTTGCTCTGGCGGGAGGCTACACAGAAAATTTACCACTCTATGCGGCCGCAAGCAATGCCAAGGCTGCTCTAGGCCGATTGCCCACGAAAAAAAGGCAGTGGCATTCGCCCAGTTGCTTGTGGCGGGAACGAGCTCCTATCGCGTTCGGTTGGCGACGAGCTCCTCGCGGCGATGTATCTGGCGCAGACTCGCTCTCAAAGGGGAGCCGAGCCTCTCGTGGCGATTCGCGACGATTTCGGCAAGGATCGACAGTGCGGTTTCGGCGATCGTCGCGCCCCCGATGTCGAGGCCGGCAGGCCCGTGAATCCGCGCCAGTGCGCTTTCGTCGAAGCCGTCTTCGGCCAACGCGGCGCGCCGCGCCGATTGCGATCGACGGCTGCCGAGCAGCCCGATGTACGGCGCCGCAGAGCGCAGCGCACAGCGCAGCGCCGGCAGGTCGAACTTCGGATCGTGCGAGAGCATGACGACGTGCGTGCGCTCGGAGAGCGCGCCGGGCAGATACTCCTGCGGCCATTCGCGCACGATCTGGGGCGCTTCGCCGAGCCGTTCTTTCGTCGCGAATGACGGTCGCGGATCGACGACGATCACGTTGAAGTCCGAGCGGGGCGCGATGGCGGCAAGCTCGGCCGCAAGTGCCGTTGCGCCGATGAGGATCAAGCTCTCCTTTGGCGGATACTCGTTCCTGAAGGTCTGCCTCGAGCCCGCAGCGTCGGCATAATCGAAGGTGACGCACGCAGCCCGTTCTCCGGCAGCGATCGCGTGCGCTTCTTCCGCAAAGGCGAGCTCGGGCAACCAGGTTACGACCTGCATGATCGCGCCGCAGCCGGGCGCGGCAAAAATTTCGTCCTCGATCGTGAGGTTGATGTCGAGCCGCCGCGTCCGCCCGTCGCGTGCCGTCTGCGCTGCCGCCTCCACGATCTCGGGCTCGTGACAGCCCGTGCCGATGTTGCCGACGATTCGTCCGCTTACATCGACGGCGATCGTCGTGCCGATCGGCGCCATTGCCGCTTCGCGCAGCGTCACCAGCGTTGCCAGAGCAAAGGTACGGCCTTCATCAAGCCATCGCGCCGCGGTCGCATAAACTTCACGCACCGGGCGGCGCAGTTCGACGCCGCCGTGAGCCCTTCCGTTTTTGGACCGATCGCGCTAGCGCGGCGGACTCGGCCAGTCGGCGGCCTCGACGACGTGCATTAAATCGGCGTGCCAGGGAATCGCCAAGAAACTCTCCCGATCTTCGGGTTCCATGTCGTTCGCGCTCGTCTGCATGAGCCGGCGTGCTTTCTCGAGCATCTGCGATGCGGCGCGTTGGTCGCCGTCGAGATGGTAGATCTGCGCCGCGGCCCAATAACAGTATGAAGGCCAGTCCGTTGCCCGCATGATTGCGTCTTCATCGGCGAGCAGACGGGCCACGGCGTCGCGCGCCGCCGGAAGATTTCCCTGCGCACCGTACCAAACGGCAAGGTTGGCGAGCGTCATGCTCGACCATACTTGCGACTCGGAACGCGAGCGCAGCTCGAAAGAAGACTCGGCGAGATCGATCGCGAGCACGCAGTTTCCGGCCAGCGCCTCGGCAAAAGCGAGGTTCTCGAGAATCGAGGCTTCCAGCAGGCCAAAACCGCGTTCGCGCGCGATCGTGAGCCCGAGTTCGGCGGCTTCGCGAGCACCGGCGTAGTTGCCGATACAAGCTCTGAGAAAGACGAGATTGTTGAGGCCGTTTGCCAGTCCGCGCTCGTCGTTTACGCGTTCGAAGATCTCTGCAGCCTTTTCGCTTGCGGCACACGCGCGTGCAAAGAATCCGAGCCTCATCTCGAGCAGCGCTTCGTTCATGAGCGGGCCGGCGCTGCCGGCGGGCCGGCCGGTTTCGCGGTAGATGCGCTCGGCGTCGGCATAGTGCCCGCGCGCTTCGGCGTACTCCGTACCGACGGCGGAAAGCGTTACGCCGAGACGGCCGTGCGCCTGCGCCTCGGCGGGGCGGTCTCCGAGCTTTACCGCGAGTTCCAGACAGCGGCGCGCAACCGTATGGCAGCGCTTCATGTCGCGCCGTTGGTAGGCGATCGTCCAGCCGCTGCTCAGCGCCAGATGTTCGAGCTGCGGATCGGCAGCCCGGGCGGCGGCCTGGGCCGCTTCATCGAAGAGTGACTCGGCGGTCGAGAGGTGTCCGCGATGCGCTTCGACCTGCGCGAGCGCGCAGAGGGCCGCCGTCGTTTCAGCTTCGTCGTGCGCCGCTCGGCTGCAGACCAGCGCGCCGGCGGCTGCAGCGTACGATTCGGCGAGATGCCCGAAGTTGAATGCCATCTTCGCTTCGGCCAGGTGCAGCGCTGCGCGCGAACGGGCGTCATCGTCGGAGATGCTTGCCCGCAGGTTCTCGGCCGCGCGCTCGTGCATCTCGCGATCGCCGATGCCCGCTGCAAACTCCATGCGCCGGAGCAGCGCGTCTCGGTGAACCGCCGCGTCGCCGAGCTCGGCGTCGACCTGTTCCAAGGCCTGCAACGCCGCGCTGCGAGAGTCGCTATCTCCCGAGCGAGACTCGATCGTGACGCGCTCCAACAGTATCTCCGCCCGGCCGCGCGCGTCGGCGAGCAAGAGCGCGCGATCGCAAAGTGTCCTCGCTTCCGCGGGAGCGCCGATCGAAATCGACCGCCGTACCGCTTCGAGATAGCAACGCGTCGCGTTGGCGGAGTCGCCGGCAGCGTCGTAGTGGGCCGCGAGAAGTCCGGAGAGTTCCGAGAAACGCTCGGGGTAGAGATCTTCGAGTACGCGCGCAACCCGGCGGCGCCGCACCGCGGCGGTTTTCGGCGCGACGGCATCCGCGATTGCCTCGTGGATTAGATGATGGGTAAAGGCGTACTCGAGAAATCCGCGGCCGGTCGCTTCGCGGATGATCCGCCGGTCGAGCAGTTCGTCGAGCGCTTCGGTCAAGTCCGTCTCGTCCCAAGCGCTGACTTCGCGTACGGCGTCGCGCGAAAAGCGATCGCCGATGCACGCCGCAATCTCGGCGGCCGTTCGAGCGGGCTCCGAGAGGCGCTCGAGACGCCGGGCGACGATGCCGGTCAGCGAAGCGGGCGCGGCTCGCTCGTCCTCGCGAACGTCGACGACGAGCTGCGTCAAGAAAAGAGGATTGCCTTGCGACGCGGCGACGAGCGTTTCCGCGGGACGATCGTGCACTTCGGGCAGCGAGCGGCGAAGCTCTTCGACCTCCGCGATCGAGAGACGACCGAGCCAGATGTTCTGCGCGCCGGCCGCCGCGCGTCCCTCACGACGCAGGCGGTGCAGTGCGTGCAACAGTGCGGCTTCGTCATCGCGATAGGTGACGACGATCATTACCGCTGCGCCGGCAGTCCGGCGCAGCAGGAACTCGAGCAGGTCCATCGATGCGGCCTGCGCCCAGTGGAGGTCCTCGAGCACGAGCAGCAACGGTCGCTGCGCGGCGAGATCGGCGAGACAGCGAAAGAGCGACTCAAAAAGACGAATGCGCTCGCTCTCGGCGTCGAGGCGCGGAACGGCCGGTAATCCGACGCGGGCGTGTACCTCCGGAAGTAAGGTCGCGACGCAGGCCAGCGCCATACTCGGTTTGAGCGACGCGATGAGGGGCAGCCCGCTGCGCAGGCCGTCGACGATGCTTTCATAGGGAACCGCTTCGGGCGAACTGGTAGCTCCAACGAGTACGCGCCCGCCGCGATCTTCGACTGCGTGCGCGAACTCCCAGACCAGCCGCGACTTACCGATACCGGTCTCGCCGCCGACGAAGACGCAGGCGCCGTGCCCGTGGATGACCCGGCTCCACGTCTCGAGCAAACGCTCCATCTCATCGTGCCGTCCGACGAACGGCAGAATCGGACCGGCCCCCGCGACCGCCGGCCGTTCGACTTCGCCATCGGGCCGGTCGGTGGTCTGCCCGCTCGCGATACGCTCCGCCAGCGCTGCCGTTTCCGGCATAGGTTCGGCGCCCATCTCGGCTCGCAGCCGCTTCGCGAATCCCGCGTACTCGCTAAGCGCTCCGGCGCGATCGCCGAGTTCGTAACGCATCGCGATGATACGGCGCACCATGTCTTCCCGCCACGGATCGACCACCAGCACCTTGCGCGCGGTTTCGATCGCGAGCGGAAAGTCGGCGCCCCGCCGCGCCTCCGAGACGCGTTCCGCCAGACATCGCAGATAGGCGTTGCGATGCCGTTCGCGGATGGCGTCGAGCCATTCGTCGTAGACCTCCGGCAACAGGTCGCCGCGGTAGAGATCGATCGCTTCACCGATTCGATTGCGATCGGCGCAGGCCTCGACGAACGCATCCACGTCGAGCCAGACGTCGGCCTGCGGGTTCCATGCGATTTTGTCGCTCTCGATCGAAACGTAACGCTCCGCGGGCGGCGGCAGAATCTTCGGCAGCTCGCTCAACGTCGCGCGCAGCTTCGCGCGCGCCGAGCTTTCCTCGTCGTCGGGGTAGAGCAGGAAGGCCAGGTACTCGCGCGAGACCGCGACGGCGCGATGCAGCAAGAGGTAGGCAAGCACCTGCAGCGACTTTCGCGGGGTGGTGAAGCGAAGGGGCACCCCGTCAAGAGCTACTTCCATATGACCGAAGAGCCGGATGTCGAGACGTCCGCCGGCGATAACCTTGCCCACGAAGGCAGCCTTCTCGCAGCGCGCAGCGGCCTCCCGGCGCGGACGTTTCCGCGCGCTGCATCGGCTACGCTGGGGCGGACAAACACGAAGCCAAGGAGACCCCACACATGTCTGCATCTGCATCGTACCGCCGCGCTCTGCCGGCACTCGTCCTGGCCGCCGGCCTCTCCGGCTGCGCGGGCAACCAAAGCAGCGGCGGCGGGTTCGTTCCCGCCGATCCGGCACACCTTCCTGCGCAGGCCCCGGGCCGCGCCGGCGCCCGCATTCCCGGCGCCGGTGTTCGTATTTTCACCGCCAACCGCGATGGCGGCAGCCTCTTGGCGTTCGAGGTAAAATCGTCCGGCGACGTCCCCCCTCAGACGACGATAGCCGGCTCGAAGACCGAGCTAAGCGATCCGGATTCGCTCGCCGTCGACGGGCACGGGAACATCTATACCGCCAACGACGGCGCCACCCAAGTCGAGATCTTCGCGCCCGGCGCGAACGGTAACGTCAAGCCGAAACGAACGATCGCGGGATCGAAGACGGGACTCGGTCCGACCGAGGGCATGACCGTCGACGCGTCGGGAGATCTATGGGTGAGTAACTTCAGCGGTGCGGCAATCACCGAGTACGCGCCTGGAGCCAAAGGCAACGTCGCGCCGCGCGTGACGATCTCCGGCACCCAGACCGAACTCGCAACTCCCGTCGGCATGGCGACGGACGGTCAAGGACGCCTCTACGTCGCGAACATCGGCTCGGCGTCGATTGTCGCCTTCGCAAAGGGGGCAAAAGGAAATGTCGCCCCTGTCGTTTCTATCTCCGGCAGCGACACGCAGCTAAGCCGGCCTTTCGCGCTCGCCTTTGACGGGAAAGGGCGTCTGCTCGTCGCCGACGAGAATTCCGGCATCCTCGTCTTCGCTAAAGGCGCAGCCGGAGATGCGACACCGGTGGCGCAGATTACCGGGCTCGATGATCCGGCCGGCGTCACCGCGGATGCAAAGAATCACATCTGGGCGGCCGAGTTCTCGGGTAACGCGATCAAAGAATTTAGCCCGAACGCAAACGGTAACGCGCAGCCCATCCGCACGATCCAAGGCCAGAGCACAACTCTTAACGGGGCGAACTATCTGGCGTTGCACTAGTACGCATCCAACGCTCGCTGGGGAACCCCCCTCTGCGCCGCGCACCGGCTTCGCCATCTCTAGCGAAGCCGGTGCGCGGAAACTACGGTCGTCGCTGTTGGCCGGTCCTAATAGGAGAACTCCTGCAGTTGGTTGCTGCCGGGGCCGTTCACCCAGCCCGCACGCGAGTTCGGATCGATGCTTATCCGAACCGGAATGACCAGAGAGCCGGCGTCGGTGAAATCGAAGCCGTTGATCGACTCGACGAAATCGCCGTTCTCGGCATAGACTTGAATGCTGCTCCCCGAGCCGGAGGTACTCGAGAAAGGCTGTGCGATCAAGAAGAGCCGCTGCATCGGGTCGACGGCAACGTATGCCCCGGAATTAAGCTGCGAGGCGTCGTTCGGCAGTGCTTCGCGCAGACCGGTCTGCTTTGCGACCTTGTAGAATTCGACACCCGCGTCGAGCTCGGTCGTCGTGCATGCTACGCCGGTCGCCGAATCGTATGCGATGCCATTGGCGTACCCGCACCGTTCGAGACCCGGGCAGTCGACGCCGGAGAACTGTGAAAGCACCTTTCCGGTTTTCAGATCGATCTCCGATAGCACCGGAGGCGGACCTCCAGCGGCGCCAAAGCTCGGCGAGCTTGCCATGACGGCGCGCTCGTTAACCGTGTCTTGGGCCAGCTGCGGCAGCGTCTCCAACGAAAACTGATTCGGATCCAGCGCGATCACCTTGCCGAACGATTCTTGCGAGACGTCCGAAACCAGGAGTTTCGGCGAATCCGAGCCCTCGCGCTGGTAACCGAAAACCACGCTTGTCGCGGTGCTTTGATTCGGCGCCCAGGCTAGCACGTTAAAGAGCTTGACGGGCGGCTTCCAGCGGCCGGTAAAGTGCCGCTTCGTCACTGGAGCGAGCAGCTGGTAGCGATCCTTTGCCGGCGTCTGTCCCGGTATCCCCGCTTTCTGGTAGTCGACGAGTCCGGCGTCACCGGCGAAGATGCCGTCGACGACGTAATCGTTTCCTTTGCCGACGCGTTTGCCCGTAACGCCGCCGAACGTCCGCGTGATCTTACCAGTCGTCGTATCGAAGGTCTGAACCGAGATCTTCGTCGCGCCGATCGAGGCGAGCACGCCGTCGTTACCGCTTTGATCGATATCGAACCCAAAGATTTGGCCGCCGTCGGAGGTGCGCAGGACCGGGCCCAGCGATCCGCCGCCGCTCGCGCTTGCCGGCCGCGCGAGGTTTGCCGGCGCCCCAAACCCAGCGCCGCTGCTACTTGCGCATGCCGTAAGTCCCGACACGCCGAACAGGATGATGGAGATGCTCCAACGCTTCATCGGCCAATCGTGGACGGAACCTATGAAAAAACTCTGAAGCGCAGCTCAACACTGGCGCGTCAGGCTGTAGCCGCCGCCGCGCAAGTGCTTGCCGTCCGGCGAGAGCGTCATCGTGTGGTTTCCGTAGTAGGTCAGCGTAACCTTATTTCCATCGATGTTCCAGTTGCCGGAGACGCCCTCGCTGTCGGTTACGTCACCGTCGACCCCCATCTTGAACGTCAGCTTTGGGTTGTCGTCGGAGGTCCAATTCCCGACGAGATTCGTCGTCGCACAGCCGCTCGGAACGGGAGTCGGACTCGGCATCGACGCAAGCGGCGTGAGCGCTCCTCCGTAGAATTTGTGCGCGACGTCGAGACAGAGAGCACTGGCTCCATACGGGTTCACCGGCAGCTGCACCGAGCAGAGGAACGTTGCGACGTAGCCTTTGGGCAACGGATAGCAGCGAACGGCCGCGGCCGCGCTCGGCGCTCCGGTGGCCGGATTCTGTGCCGTCGCCATCCACTCGCCGCTGCCGGCCTCCGATTCGGTGGCGCCCGGCAAATAGGCCTCGATCGCGGCTTTCGCCTTCGCGCTGCAGTCCGCAAGGGTACCGCTGGGGCTCACGTACCGAATGCCGGCCGAAAGATCGACCGATGCGAGTGCTATCGCACCGCAGCAGAGCGTGCCGAGCAAGAGTGCCGCAACGAAGAGTCTGTGCTTTCCCATTCTAACGGCCTCCCGCACTCGTCGTTCGCATTAGCATCGCGGTCGTCTTCCCATCGAACGCCGCCGAAATCTTCGAGCACAAAGCGGCGGCGGTATCGGTACTCGGGGGCACCTGCGCCGCGCAGGTGAAGGTCACCACGTATC comes from Candidatus Cybelea sp. and encodes:
- a CDS encoding protease pro-enzyme activation domain-containing protein; this translates as MIAVPKLTGALSYTDAGRRAANAPARVSVTLRYNHQGELDRLVAGISDPHSGSHRHFLTAKEFNEHFAPTPEQERRVVRELERAGFKIEKRYPNRTIVDATARTTAVEQFFSTQIHAVHQGKYGDRYTNVTPATVPKAIAPLVRDVSVNNLVVVRTVADQSGVETQRTAPVFQTDTQGRTIVPLGGIQPNDSSGQLVNGNFASGSLNPGWTNESTTSGNYVSITTAQSYQSTYSAFMGTLGPPEINGWAAIAQEVKVPTGGVLSFWVYQGSNEGTMGYGTRYAWNAGYLLNSRGSILVTFYKTVANTNGWVNYQVNLSRYAGQTDYIYFGSFGDGYSQTYLYQYLDDVAWAGATPSPSPTPTAKPTATPTVSPTATPTAKPTATPTAGPTATPTAQPTATPTPSANCNNAAPDNGPLTNSTGTLATGVAKPFDFPVQHGCNGAGYTAAIVIDDPVNKSYVSTYLSASGITQSGTVTNEAVDGGGSGDDPETDLDVQTISGLAPGANVIVYDIGSLGDQQIEDAYNQVLTDAKATAVNSSFGGCESSDVPFADSTNSIAEQGAAEGVEFSASSGDSGSNECSGSKGVSAPAGGPYFSSIGGINFTDTSGGVLETVTMGSEDGDSGGGGVSTVFALPSYQSGITGMITTGRNQPDISLPFFPVAVYTGGKWGEYLGTSWSSPASVALIIEANELHGSKLGWIDPGVYSLFSATGYSSYYTPCTSGSNGAYSCNATRYNQAAGIGAPKGWALANAL
- a CDS encoding XdhC family protein translates to MREVYATAARWLDEGRTFALATLVTLREAAMAPIGTTIAVDVSGRIVGNIGTGCHEPEIVEAAAQTARDGRTRRLDINLTIEDEIFAAPGCGAIMQVVTWLPELAFAEEAHAIAAGERAACVTFDYADAAGSRQTFRNEYPPKESLILIGATALAAELAAIAPRSDFNVIVVDPRPSFATKERLGEAPQIVREWPQEYLPGALSERTHVVMLSHDPKFDLPALRCALRSAAPYIGLLGSRRSQSARRAALAEDGFDESALARIHGPAGLDIGGATIAETALSILAEIVANRHERLGSPLRASLRQIHRREELVANRTR
- a CDS encoding AAA family ATPase; this translates as MGKVIAGGRLDIRLFGHMEVALDGVPLRFTTPRKSLQVLAYLLLHRAVAVSREYLAFLLYPDDEESSARAKLRATLSELPKILPPPAERYVSIESDKIAWNPQADVWLDVDAFVEACADRNRIGEAIDLYRGDLLPEVYDEWLDAIRERHRNAYLRCLAERVSEARRGADFPLAIETARKVLVVDPWREDMVRRIIAMRYELGDRAGALSEYAGFAKRLRAEMGAEPMPETAALAERIASGQTTDRPDGEVERPAVAGAGPILPFVGRHDEMERLLETWSRVIHGHGACVFVGGETGIGKSRLVWEFAHAVEDRGGRVLVGATSSPEAVPYESIVDGLRSGLPLIASLKPSMALACVATLLPEVHARVGLPAVPRLDAESERIRLFESLFRCLADLAAQRPLLLVLEDLHWAQAASMDLLEFLLRRTAGAAVMIVVTYRDDEAALLHALHRLRREGRAAAGAQNIWLGRLSIAEVEELRRSLPEVHDRPAETLVAASQGNPLFLTQLVVDVREDERAAPASLTGIVARRLERLSEPARTAAEIAACIGDRFSRDAVREVSAWDETDLTEALDELLDRRIIREATGRGFLEYAFTHHLIHEAIADAVAPKTAAVRRRRVARVLEDLYPERFSELSGLLAAHYDAAGDSANATRCYLEAVRRSISIGAPAEARTLCDRALLLADARGRAEILLERVTIESRSGDSDSRSAALQALEQVDAELGDAAVHRDALLRRMEFAAGIGDREMHERAAENLRASISDDDARSRAALHLAEAKMAFNFGHLAESYAAAAGALVCSRAAHDEAETTAALCALAQVEAHRGHLSTAESLFDEAAQAAARAADPQLEHLALSSGWTIAYQRRDMKRCHTVARRCLELAVKLGDRPAEAQAHGRLGVTLSAVGTEYAEARGHYADAERIYRETGRPAGSAGPLMNEALLEMRLGFFARACAASEKAAEIFERVNDERGLANGLNNLVFLRACIGNYAGAREAAELGLTIARERGFGLLEASILENLAFAEALAGNCVLAIDLAESSFELRSRSESQVWSSMTLANLAVWYGAQGNLPAARDAVARLLADEDAIMRATDWPSYCYWAAAQIYHLDGDQRAASQMLEKARRLMQTSANDMEPEDRESFLAIPWHADLMHVVEAADWPSPPR
- a CDS encoding NHL repeat-containing protein, which produces MSASASYRRALPALVLAAGLSGCAGNQSSGGGFVPADPAHLPAQAPGRAGARIPGAGVRIFTANRDGGSLLAFEVKSSGDVPPQTTIAGSKTELSDPDSLAVDGHGNIYTANDGATQVEIFAPGANGNVKPKRTIAGSKTGLGPTEGMTVDASGDLWVSNFSGAAITEYAPGAKGNVAPRVTISGTQTELATPVGMATDGQGRLYVANIGSASIVAFAKGAKGNVAPVVSISGSDTQLSRPFALAFDGKGRLLVADENSGILVFAKGAAGDATPVAQITGLDDPAGVTADAKNHIWAAEFSGNAIKEFSPNANGNAQPIRTIQGQSTTLNGANYLALH